A portion of the Vespula vulgaris chromosome 14, iyVesVulg1.1, whole genome shotgun sequence genome contains these proteins:
- the LOC127069089 gene encoding AP-1 complex subunit mu-1-like, producing MSTSAIYILDVKGKVLISRNYRGDIEPGVIEKFMSLVMEREEEGNLTPIIQTPECTYAYIKYNNLYIVSMTKKNANISLVFVFLHKMVQVMQEYFKELEEESIRDNFVVIYELLDELLDFGYPQTTDSKILQEYITQEGHKLEIQPRIPMAVTNAVSWRSEGIKYRKNEVFLDVIESVNLLANANGNVLSSEIVGAIKMRVYLSGMPELRLGLNDKVLFESTGRGKSKSVELEDVKFHQCVRLSRFENDRTISFIPPDGEFELMSYRLNTHVKPLIWIESVIERHAHSRVEYMIKARSQFKRRSTANNVEIVIPVPNDADSPKFKTTIGSVKYSPEQSAITWFIKSFPGGKEYLMRAHFGLPSVVGEDIEGKPPIQVKFEIPYFTTSGIQVRYLKIIEKSGYQALPWVRYITQNGDYQLRTN from the coding sequence ATGTCTACATCAGCTATATACATATTGGATGTGAAGGGAAAGGTATTGATCTCTCGCAATTATCGTGGAGATATAGAACCTGGGGTAATCGAGAAGTTCATGTCTTTGGTAATGgagcgagaagaagaaggcaaTCTTACACCAATTATTCAGACACCAGAGTGTACATAtgcttatataaaatataataacctttatatcgtatctatgacaaaaaagaatgcaaatatttctttggttTTTGTGTTTTTGCATAAAATGGTACAAGTAAtgcaagaatattttaaagaattagaagaagagagtATAAGGGATAATTTTGTTGTGATATATGAACTTCTCGATGAGTTATTAGATTTTGGTTATCCGCAAACAACGGATAGTAAGATTTTGCAAGAATATATCACGCAAGAAGGacataaattagaaatacaaCCTAGAATTCCAATGGCTGTAACCAACGCTGTATCTTGGAGGTCCGAAGGTATAAAGTATCGCAAAAACGAAGTCTTTCTGGATGTAATAGAATCTGTGAATCTTCTGGCAAATGCTAATGGAAATGTATTAAGTTCTGAAATCGTTGGTGCCATAAAAATGAGAGTGTATTTATCTGGAATGCCAGAATTGAGGCTGGGTTTAAACGACAAAGTGCTATTCGAATCAACAGGACGGGGAAAGTCCAAGTCGGTAGAATTGGAAGATGTTAAATTTCACCAATGCGTGCGACTTTCAAGATTTGAGAACGACAGAACCATTTCTTTCATACCACCTGATGGAGAGTTTGAATTAATGTCATACAGATTAAACACCCATGTCAAACCATTGATATGGATAGAATCTGTAATAGAAAGACATGCGCATAGTAGAGTTGAATATATGATAAAGGCCAGATCTCAATTTAAACGTAGATCGACGGCGAACAATGTGGAAATAGTAATACCTGTACCAAACGACGCTGACTCTCCCAAATTTAAAACAACTATTGGCAGTGTTAAGTACTCTCCTGAACAAAGTGCAATTACTTGGTTCATTAAATCCTTTCCAGgtggaaaagaatatttaatgagAGCTCATTTCGGTCTACCATCTGTGGTCGGAGAGGATATAGAAGGCAAGCCACCGATTCAAGTGAAATTTGAAATTCCCTACTTCACTACCTCTGGAATTCAAGTGAGATATTTGAAAATCATTGAGAAGAGCGGTTATCAAGCATTACCGTGGGTTCGTTATATTACACAAAATGGTGATTATCAATTGagaacgaattaa